From a region of the Hippopotamus amphibius kiboko isolate mHipAmp2 chromosome 3, mHipAmp2.hap2, whole genome shotgun sequence genome:
- the LOC130849970 gene encoding 60S ribosomal protein L31-like — MAPTKKGGKKKGQSAINKVVTREYIINIHMRIRGVGFKKCAPRALKEIQKFSLREMGTPEVHIDTMLNKAVWAKGIRNLPYHICVWLSRKHSEDEDSPHKLYRLVTYVPVITFQNL; from the coding sequence ATGGCTCCCACAAAGAAGGGTGGCAAGAAGAAGGGCCAGTCTGCCATCAACAAGGTAGTGACCAGAGAATACATTATCAACATTCACATGCGCATCCGTGGAGTGGGTTTCAAGAAGTGTGCCCCTAGGGCACTCaaagaaatccagaaattttCCTTAAGGGAGATGGGAACTCCAGAAGTACACATTGACACCATGCTCAACAAAGCTGTCTGGGCCAAAGGAATAAGGAATCTCCCATACCATATCTGTGTGTGGTTGTCCAGAAAACACAGTGAAGATGAAGATTCACCACACAAGCTCTATAGGTTGGTTACCTATGTACCTGTCATCACTTTCCAAAATCTGTAG